The Zobellia alginiliquefaciens genome contains a region encoding:
- the ruvC gene encoding crossover junction endodeoxyribonuclease RuvC produces the protein MATEKIILGIDPGTTIMGFGLIKVVGKKMEFIQMNELMLKKYDDHYTKLKLIFERTIELIDTYHPDEIAIEAPFFGKNVQSMLKLGRAQGVAMAAGLSREIPITEYLPKKIKMAITGNGNASKEQVAKMLQSVLGLKTLPKNLDSTDGLAAAVCHFYNEGRIEVGKSYTGWDAFVKQNAKRVKK, from the coding sequence TTGGCTACAGAAAAAATCATACTCGGTATTGACCCCGGAACTACCATAATGGGCTTCGGTCTAATAAAAGTGGTAGGCAAGAAAATGGAGTTCATACAGATGAACGAATTGATGCTCAAAAAATACGATGACCACTACACAAAATTAAAACTCATTTTTGAGCGTACCATAGAGCTTATCGATACCTATCACCCAGACGAAATTGCCATTGAAGCACCTTTTTTTGGGAAGAACGTACAGTCCATGCTAAAACTGGGGCGTGCACAAGGTGTAGCCATGGCTGCCGGACTCTCACGAGAAATCCCCATTACGGAATACTTGCCAAAGAAAATAAAGATGGCCATAACCGGTAATGGTAATGCCAGTAAAGAGCAGGTAGCAAAGATGTTGCAAAGTGTTCTTGGCCTAAAAACTTTGCCGAAAAATTTAGATAGCACAGACGGACTAGCAGCCGCGGTTTGTCATTTTTATAACGAAGGCAGGATAGAGGTCGGTAAGAGCTATACAGGTTGGGATGCTTTTGTAAAACAGAACGCTAAAAGGGTGAAGAAGTAA
- a CDS encoding cyclase family protein has translation MIATIKHRTKNYPIDLTKPLDISIAIKGGAENVNAWYVDPPKIEPHEEKGFVGKVSEGASINFNDIWFNPHAHGTHTECVGHITEEFHSVNKNLNQYFFLSEVVTIAPEMVDNDFVVSKKQLKYALGNKKREAVVIRTLPNMKQKKSRQYSHTNPPYLTQEAAEFLKEKGVEHVLVDLPSVDKEEDNGALVAHKAFWNFNGKLRKNATITEFIYVANSIKDGTYILNLQVASFENDASPSRPVLYSVIQNKANQK, from the coding sequence ATGATTGCCACTATAAAACATAGAACAAAGAATTACCCTATAGATCTTACAAAGCCATTGGATATATCCATTGCCATTAAAGGCGGTGCTGAAAATGTAAATGCCTGGTATGTTGATCCGCCAAAAATAGAGCCGCATGAAGAAAAAGGTTTTGTGGGGAAAGTATCGGAAGGGGCTTCCATCAATTTTAATGATATTTGGTTCAACCCCCATGCCCACGGTACCCATACCGAATGTGTTGGGCATATTACCGAAGAATTTCATTCCGTAAATAAAAACCTAAATCAGTATTTCTTTTTATCAGAAGTGGTTACCATTGCGCCTGAAATGGTAGATAACGATTTTGTGGTTTCTAAAAAACAGCTCAAGTACGCGTTAGGTAACAAAAAGCGAGAGGCGGTAGTCATTCGTACACTGCCCAATATGAAGCAGAAGAAATCTCGGCAATACTCGCATACGAATCCTCCTTATCTTACTCAGGAGGCTGCGGAATTTTTAAAGGAAAAAGGAGTAGAACATGTATTGGTGGACCTTCCTTCGGTAGATAAAGAAGAAGATAACGGTGCTTTGGTAGCGCACAAGGCTTTTTGGAATTTTAACGGAAAGCTGCGAAAAAATGCCACTATTACCGAGTTTATTTATGTGGCCAATTCAATAAAAGATGGCACATATATACTCAATTTGCAGGTGGCGTCTTTTGAAAATGATGCCAGCCCCAGTCGTCCCGTACTTTATAGTGTAATTCAGAATAAGGCTAATCAGAAATGA
- a CDS encoding homogentisate 1,2-dioxygenase encodes MPLYHKLGNFPQKRHTIFKKEDGSLHYEQLFGTIGFDGMSSLLYHLHRPTQVKEVGKVLDVSPRAAVEYNIKSRLLKGFQVAPEDDYLQSRKTVLFNSDVHVGLAAPKKSLTEYFYKNTDADELLFVHKGSGTLKTFLGEIPFEYGDYLVIPRGMIYQIEFDTEDNRLLITESYHPIYTPKRYRNWFGQHLEHSPFCERDFKLPQNLRTFDEKGEFLIKVKKQGQLHHMIYATHPFDVVGWDGYNFPYGFSIHNFEPITGRVHQPPPVHQTFETSAFVVCSFCPRLYDYHPQSIPAPYNHSNIDSDEVLYYVDGDFMSRKGIDEGYISLHPAGIPHGPHPGTYEASIGKSKTEELAVMIDTFKPLKLTQQAMDIDDGKYYKSWLE; translated from the coding sequence ATGCCACTATATCATAAGTTGGGAAATTTCCCGCAAAAGCGACATACGATTTTCAAAAAGGAGGATGGGAGTTTACATTACGAACAACTTTTTGGAACCATAGGATTTGACGGCATGTCATCTTTGCTTTATCATTTGCACAGGCCAACGCAAGTAAAAGAAGTGGGTAAAGTGTTGGATGTATCCCCTAGGGCTGCGGTGGAGTATAATATAAAATCTAGATTGCTCAAAGGTTTTCAGGTGGCTCCGGAAGATGACTATTTACAGAGTAGGAAAACGGTACTTTTTAATAGTGACGTGCATGTGGGGCTTGCTGCTCCCAAAAAATCGCTTACTGAATATTTTTATAAGAATACAGATGCAGATGAGCTTTTGTTCGTTCATAAGGGTTCAGGTACTTTAAAGACTTTTTTAGGTGAAATTCCTTTTGAGTATGGAGATTATTTGGTGATTCCCAGAGGGATGATCTATCAAATAGAATTTGATACCGAGGACAATCGTTTATTGATAACCGAAAGCTATCATCCTATTTATACCCCGAAACGCTACCGCAATTGGTTTGGTCAACATTTGGAGCATTCCCCTTTTTGTGAGCGCGATTTTAAGCTGCCTCAAAATTTACGTACGTTTGATGAAAAAGGTGAGTTTTTAATTAAAGTGAAGAAGCAAGGACAATTGCACCATATGATTTATGCTACGCATCCTTTTGATGTTGTGGGATGGGACGGTTATAATTTTCCGTACGGGTTTTCCATACATAATTTTGAACCTATTACCGGACGCGTACACCAACCGCCACCAGTACACCAGACATTTGAGACCAGCGCTTTTGTAGTGTGCTCGTTCTGCCCCAGGTTGTATGATTATCACCCGCAGTCAATTCCCGCGCCTTACAATCATTCCAATATAGATTCTGATGAGGTTCTATATTATGTGGATGGTGATTTTATGAGTCGAAAAGGTATAGATGAAGGTTATATTTCCTTACATCCGGCAGGTATTCCACATGGGCCACACCCAGGAACCTATGAAGCCAGTATTGGCAAAAGTAAGACCGAAGAGCTTGCGGTTATGATAGATACGTTCAAGCCATTAAAACTAACCCAACAGGCCATGGATATAGATGATGGTAAGTATTATAAAAGTTGGTTGGAGTAG
- a CDS encoding M56 family metallopeptidase: MVQYVLECIAFQLVFLVIYDFFLKRETFFQWNRFYLLSTFLLSLLLPFVKIEAFKTTVNQPYIEYGEALWGVDNAVAISPQETSGFDISWQAILFGLGALVSTVLLGYKLRQLYVLKAKGDKISFKEFTQILIPNSNMAFSFFKSIFIGDKVSKADYTNIIAHELVHIKQGHSWDLLFFELMRIIGWFNPLVYVYQNRISELHEFIADAKVAKNNKNEQYQLLLSQVFQTHNISFINHFFKSSLIKKRIVMLQKSQSKSVFKLKYLALVPVVFGILMYTSSEAQYGVNSQLGIEFQSGEDEVLIENAKAKIKEELKVKGSLKDVYLSHPNRSSIADSEGPLLSKEDYFEDAILFKMRMDEAFSEDVNYKNRIPVPSTKRYESYLKRKEAFQILDENLKFSIQSDKVEKGFDVVQIEDNSNVDNSYELHVNNVSDLSGEEIRYLNRSMEKVFAGNSKYRNLILSDNSRRFLIREVEPIVGINTFPKLGLSDSKKGLDIVVKEIPFAKVDLVPVFPGCENEDNKRECFKTKMMEHVGSHFSYPKEAQKKGVQGKVSVLLTISEEGLVKNIKTRGPNPLLEGEALRIFELLPQMAPGKHKNENVDVLFSMPISFKLQ, encoded by the coding sequence ATGGTACAATACGTTTTAGAATGCATCGCTTTTCAACTGGTTTTTCTTGTTATCTATGATTTTTTCTTAAAACGAGAAACCTTCTTTCAATGGAACCGTTTTTATCTTTTAAGCACGTTTTTGCTATCGCTTTTGCTCCCTTTTGTAAAGATTGAAGCTTTTAAAACCACTGTAAATCAGCCCTACATTGAATATGGGGAAGCCCTTTGGGGTGTTGATAATGCGGTTGCTATTAGCCCTCAAGAAACTTCAGGATTTGATATTTCTTGGCAGGCAATTCTGTTCGGGTTGGGAGCGCTGGTTTCCACTGTGTTATTAGGCTATAAATTGCGTCAACTCTACGTGCTAAAGGCAAAAGGGGACAAAATTAGCTTTAAGGAGTTTACGCAAATATTGATTCCTAATAGTAATATGGCTTTCTCCTTCTTTAAATCAATCTTTATTGGGGATAAAGTTTCTAAAGCGGACTATACGAATATCATAGCCCATGAGTTGGTTCATATTAAACAAGGTCATTCTTGGGACCTCCTCTTTTTTGAGTTGATGCGTATTATAGGTTGGTTTAATCCGCTGGTCTATGTATACCAAAATAGAATTTCAGAATTGCACGAGTTCATCGCCGATGCAAAAGTGGCAAAGAACAACAAAAACGAACAATACCAATTGTTGTTGTCACAAGTTTTCCAAACACATAATATATCATTCATCAATCACTTTTTTAAATCATCATTAATCAAAAAACGAATCGTCATGTTACAAAAGTCACAATCAAAATCGGTTTTCAAATTAAAATATTTGGCATTGGTGCCCGTTGTTTTTGGAATACTTATGTATACTTCTTCAGAAGCACAATATGGTGTTAATAGCCAATTAGGAATAGAGTTTCAATCTGGGGAAGATGAAGTATTAATTGAAAACGCCAAGGCAAAAATTAAAGAGGAACTTAAAGTTAAAGGTTCACTGAAAGATGTTTATTTGAGTCATCCAAATCGGTCTTCTATTGCTGATTCAGAAGGCCCTTTATTATCTAAGGAAGATTATTTTGAAGATGCTATTCTTTTTAAAATGAGAATGGATGAAGCGTTTTCTGAAGACGTCAATTATAAAAATAGAATTCCAGTGCCTTCAACAAAGAGGTATGAGAGCTATTTAAAAAGGAAAGAAGCTTTTCAAATATTGGATGAAAATTTGAAATTCTCAATTCAATCGGATAAAGTGGAGAAAGGCTTTGATGTCGTACAAATTGAAGATAATTCAAATGTAGATAATTCTTATGAGTTGCATGTTAATAATGTTAGCGATTTGTCAGGTGAAGAAATTAGATATTTAAACAGGAGCATGGAAAAGGTATTTGCAGGTAATAGTAAATATAGAAATCTAATTCTTAGCGATAACTCACGTAGATTTTTAATAAGAGAAGTAGAACCTATTGTCGGAATTAATACTTTTCCGAAATTAGGATTAAGTGATAGTAAAAAGGGGTTAGATATAGTTGTTAAAGAAATACCATTTGCAAAGGTTGATTTGGTTCCGGTTTTTCCGGGTTGCGAAAATGAGGATAATAAACGAGAATGCTTTAAGACTAAAATGATGGAGCATGTAGGTAGTCATTTCTCTTATCCCAAAGAAGCACAGAAAAAAGGAGTGCAAGGTAAAGTTTCTGTTTTGCTAACAATTAGTGAAGAAGGTCTTGTGAAGAATATAAAAACTAGAGGGCCAAATCCATTATTAGAAGGCGAGGCCCTGCGTATTTTTGAATTATTACCACAAATGGCGCCAGGGAAGCACAAGAACGAAAATGTTGATGTTTTGTTTTCTATGCCCATTAGCTTTAAACTCCAATAA
- a CDS encoding BlaI/MecI/CopY family transcriptional regulator, giving the protein MKQLTKAEEEVMQQLWQLEKCNVATIIEQLPEPKPAYNTVSTIVRILESKGFVDHEKEGKGYLYFPIVKKSDYSNQSINKLVDGYFQGSFKSMVSFFMKKNDMSLTELESILKDIKKDE; this is encoded by the coding sequence ATGAAGCAGTTGACGAAAGCGGAAGAAGAGGTAATGCAGCAATTATGGCAATTGGAAAAATGCAATGTTGCCACTATTATAGAGCAGTTACCAGAACCAAAACCGGCATATAATACCGTGTCTACTATTGTTAGAATTTTAGAAAGCAAAGGTTTTGTTGATCATGAGAAAGAGGGTAAGGGGTATCTCTATTTTCCTATTGTAAAGAAATCGGATTATAGCAATCAGAGTATTAATAAACTAGTGGATGGCTATTTTCAAGGGTCATTTAAAAGTATGGTTTCCTTCTTTATGAAAAAGAACGATATGAGCCTAACGGAATTGGAGTCTATTTTAAAGGATATTAAAAAGGATGAATAA
- a CDS encoding serine hydrolase domain-containing protein: MKRIVCTSVLFLLMSLSVFSQEFDTTKIDSLFTSLDNHDYFMGSVALSHKGNPIYNKAIGYTDVENEQKTNIRTKFRVGSITKMFTAVLTFMAIEDGKIELEQTIDTFFPSLKNARKITIGNLLNHRSGIANVTSRPDYLLWNTQPKTREQLLELIEQSGSVFEPNSKAQYSNSNYLLLTFLLEDVFKENYTDLIKNRISNPLDLTNTYVGASIVPANNEAFSYNYDSHWNKAFETNMSIPLGAGAIVSTPTDLNTFTTALYEGRLISKNSLKQMTTFTEGYGMGSFEMPYFDKKGFGHNGGIDGFTSQLACFPKDDISVAITSNGSRYGNNDILIAVLAAYYGKSFRLPNFNTVTVTPKDLEQYLGTYASKQKKLKVTITQNDGTLMAQATGQSSFPLEAVEKHAFEFYRAGIRLEFEPENKTMFLKQGGNTFTYKIE, from the coding sequence ATGAAAAGAATAGTATGCACATCAGTCCTCTTTCTTCTGATGAGTCTTTCTGTGTTTTCTCAGGAATTCGACACCACAAAAATAGACAGCCTTTTTACATCCCTTGATAATCATGACTATTTTATGGGCAGTGTTGCCCTCTCTCATAAGGGAAACCCTATTTATAACAAAGCGATAGGTTACACCGATGTTGAAAATGAACAAAAGACAAATATTAGGACTAAGTTTAGAGTAGGTTCTATTACCAAAATGTTTACCGCTGTACTTACGTTTATGGCTATTGAAGATGGCAAAATAGAATTAGAACAAACCATCGACACATTTTTCCCGTCCCTCAAAAATGCCCGAAAAATTACTATTGGCAATTTACTCAACCACCGAAGCGGTATTGCCAACGTAACAAGTAGACCCGATTATCTTTTATGGAATACACAACCGAAAACAAGGGAACAACTTCTAGAATTGATAGAACAAAGTGGTAGTGTTTTTGAACCCAATAGCAAAGCGCAATACAGTAACTCCAACTATCTATTGTTGACTTTTCTATTGGAAGATGTCTTCAAAGAAAATTATACCGATTTAATCAAAAATAGAATTAGCAATCCGTTGGATTTGACGAACACCTATGTTGGCGCTAGCATTGTACCAGCCAACAATGAAGCGTTTTCATACAATTACGATTCCCATTGGAACAAAGCGTTTGAAACCAACATGTCCATTCCTTTAGGAGCCGGAGCTATCGTGAGTACACCAACCGACCTCAATACCTTTACGACTGCTCTCTATGAAGGTCGGTTAATTTCCAAAAACAGCTTAAAGCAAATGACCACATTCACCGAAGGCTATGGTATGGGCTCGTTTGAGATGCCTTATTTTGACAAAAAGGGATTTGGACATAATGGTGGCATTGATGGCTTTACGTCTCAACTGGCGTGTTTTCCCAAGGACGATATATCAGTTGCAATTACATCAAACGGTAGCCGTTATGGCAACAATGATATTCTTATTGCGGTTTTGGCCGCGTACTACGGCAAATCTTTCCGTCTACCTAATTTCAATACGGTCACAGTCACACCAAAAGACCTGGAACAATACCTTGGCACATATGCTAGTAAGCAGAAAAAACTTAAGGTTACGATTACTCAAAACGACGGCACCCTTATGGCACAAGCCACTGGTCAATCTTCATTTCCATTGGAAGCTGTAGAGAAACACGCTTTTGAATTTTACCGAGCAGGCATTCGTCTTGAGTTTGAACCTGAAAACAAAACCATGTTTCTCAAACAAGGCGGAAACACTTTCACCTATAAAATAGAATAA
- a CDS encoding nitroreductase family protein encodes MILDLIKNRRSVFPAQYNDKPIAKADIEKILEAANWAPTHKKTEPWRFRVLQGESQEKLGLFLSLKYLENDPNPKEFKAKKLIDNPKRAGAIIAICMQRDPSQSVPEWEEVAATAMAVQNMWLCCTDMGIGCYWSSPGLIKHMADFFEMSNGEACLGFFYMGYTDETIPDGQRTPIADKVVWMD; translated from the coding sequence GTGATATTAGATTTAATTAAAAATAGACGTTCTGTCTTTCCGGCACAGTACAATGATAAGCCCATAGCAAAGGCCGATATTGAAAAAATTTTGGAAGCGGCCAATTGGGCCCCAACGCATAAGAAAACGGAACCTTGGCGATTTCGCGTACTACAAGGCGAATCTCAAGAGAAATTAGGGCTTTTCCTTTCTTTAAAATATTTGGAAAATGACCCGAATCCAAAAGAGTTCAAAGCTAAAAAACTGATTGATAATCCAAAGCGTGCAGGGGCTATCATTGCTATTTGTATGCAAAGAGACCCATCGCAAAGCGTTCCTGAATGGGAAGAAGTAGCTGCTACGGCAATGGCCGTTCAGAACATGTGGCTCTGTTGTACGGATATGGGTATAGGTTGCTATTGGAGCTCTCCGGGACTTATAAAACACATGGCAGATTTCTTTGAAATGAGTAATGGAGAAGCTTGTTTAGGATTCTTCTATATGGGCTATACGGATGAGACAATTCCAGACGGACAGCGGACTCCCATTGCGGATAAAGTAGTTTGGATGGACTAG
- a CDS encoding NAD(P)/FAD-dependent oxidoreductase, whose amino-acid sequence MNLPNTGQKRLVIIGGGFAGISLAKKLSEIDLQIVLLDRHNYHTFQPLLYQVSTSGLEPDSIAYPIRKVLKHLENLYFRMAAVERIDPEQQFIFTNTGNLHYDYLVMATGTKTNFFGNPNIARHAMPMKTVPQALNIRSLMLQNFEKADDCQDPIERKALLNFCIIGAGPTGVELAGAFAELKNNVFPKDYKHLNIDEMEINLFEGGARVLSPMSENASKKAAEFLENLGVRIHLKTLASDYDGETVTLKDGTKIRSKNFIWTAGVTGASIEGFDNHILVERLNRYKVNRYNQVEGFENIFAIGDIAYMETEDFPLGHPQVAQPAIQQGELLADNLEKLVEGKDMKPFKYVDKGTMATIGRNKAVADIKKLRFGGFFAWFIWMFVHLMALVGFRNKVVVFFNWAYNYINYDKAARLIMRPFKPKAEITGKNTD is encoded by the coding sequence ATGAATCTCCCAAATACAGGACAGAAAAGATTAGTGATAATTGGTGGCGGCTTCGCTGGAATATCACTAGCTAAAAAACTCAGTGAAATAGATTTGCAAATTGTTTTACTGGATAGGCATAATTACCATACTTTTCAACCTTTACTATATCAAGTTTCTACAAGTGGTCTAGAGCCAGATTCCATAGCATATCCTATCCGGAAGGTATTGAAGCACCTCGAAAATTTATACTTTAGGATGGCTGCGGTGGAAAGAATAGATCCGGAACAACAATTTATTTTTACCAATACCGGAAACTTGCATTATGATTATTTGGTCATGGCTACCGGTACGAAAACTAATTTTTTTGGTAATCCGAATATTGCGCGGCATGCCATGCCAATGAAGACGGTACCGCAGGCATTGAATATTCGTAGCCTAATGCTTCAAAATTTTGAAAAGGCCGATGATTGTCAAGACCCTATAGAGCGCAAAGCATTGCTTAATTTCTGTATAATCGGAGCAGGACCTACGGGAGTGGAACTGGCAGGTGCTTTCGCTGAGCTGAAGAACAACGTTTTTCCTAAAGACTACAAACATCTGAATATAGATGAAATGGAAATTAATCTGTTTGAAGGAGGAGCACGTGTATTATCGCCAATGAGTGAAAACGCCTCAAAAAAAGCGGCGGAGTTTCTTGAGAATTTGGGGGTGCGCATCCATCTTAAAACATTGGCTAGCGATTATGATGGTGAGACCGTGACATTAAAAGACGGAACCAAAATAAGGAGTAAAAATTTTATTTGGACAGCCGGTGTTACCGGAGCTTCCATAGAAGGTTTTGATAACCATATTCTAGTGGAGCGTTTGAACAGGTATAAGGTAAATCGATACAACCAAGTAGAAGGTTTTGAGAACATTTTTGCCATTGGAGATATTGCTTATATGGAAACTGAGGATTTTCCCCTAGGGCATCCACAGGTGGCACAACCTGCAATTCAACAAGGGGAATTATTGGCCGATAACCTTGAAAAACTGGTAGAGGGAAAAGATATGAAACCTTTTAAATACGTTGATAAAGGAACCATGGCTACCATAGGAAGGAATAAAGCGGTGGCCGATATCAAAAAATTAAGGTTTGGAGGCTTTTTTGCATGGTTCATTTGGATGTTCGTACATCTAATGGCACTCGTTGGCTTTAGGAACAAGGTAGTAGTATTTTTCAATTGGGCCTATAACTACATCAATTATGACAAAGCCGCTAGGCTTATTATGAGACCGTTTAAGCCAAAGGCAGAGATTACTGGCAAGAATACGGATTAA
- a CDS encoding tetratricopeptide repeat protein yields MKTLVSVFLLVFCVTAEGQISNSKIADSLYATGNYIKAINYYAEEGSKSSGLQIARAYNAIGNFEKAIAQYQNVLSKKTTLQIAKFELGKLFLKTNDFNNAESLFLELTKVANDNPEYHYYLGETFREQKNVEKSIVSYKNATATDSTHLRSLFQLGKYYVGQREKDSALTFIDRGLRFYENDVALINLKALTYYNNDEYVKASPYFERLLELGEHKEYIYEKLAYCYFKDWEFEKAKINYKKVLELNDENSEAYFNLGHVFWKDKQIDSAQYYIQESIAVQKPFLLNEYVSLAGIARNKGDIKKALKYYKLAHQENPNDALVYHNVCTVADQYYKDPKIKLTYYEKFDERFGNKNNYMSKMVNKRISELKEKIHYDVK; encoded by the coding sequence TTGAAAACCTTAGTTTCTGTTTTTTTACTTGTATTCTGTGTTACGGCAGAAGGTCAAATATCAAATTCTAAGATAGCCGATAGTCTATACGCCACAGGTAATTATATTAAGGCTATAAACTACTATGCGGAAGAGGGTTCTAAATCTTCTGGTCTTCAGATTGCAAGGGCCTATAACGCTATTGGTAATTTTGAAAAAGCCATAGCGCAATACCAAAATGTGCTTTCTAAAAAAACGACGTTACAAATAGCAAAATTTGAATTGGGGAAACTCTTTCTGAAGACCAACGATTTTAATAATGCAGAAAGTCTTTTTTTAGAGTTGACCAAAGTTGCAAATGACAACCCTGAGTATCATTATTATTTAGGAGAGACCTTTCGTGAACAAAAGAATGTTGAGAAAAGTATAGTATCTTATAAAAATGCCACAGCAACAGATAGTACCCATTTAAGAAGTTTGTTTCAATTGGGTAAGTATTATGTAGGGCAACGAGAAAAAGATTCCGCTTTAACATTCATTGACCGTGGGCTCCGATTTTATGAAAATGATGTGGCTCTGATAAACTTAAAAGCACTGACCTATTATAATAATGATGAGTATGTTAAGGCATCTCCTTATTTTGAAAGGCTTTTAGAATTGGGTGAGCACAAAGAGTATATCTATGAGAAACTGGCCTATTGCTATTTCAAGGATTGGGAGTTTGAAAAGGCAAAAATCAACTATAAAAAGGTTTTGGAATTGAATGATGAAAATTCGGAGGCTTATTTTAATTTAGGGCATGTATTTTGGAAAGATAAACAGATAGATAGTGCGCAATACTATATTCAAGAGTCTATTGCAGTCCAAAAACCATTTTTGCTGAATGAGTATGTATCCTTGGCGGGAATCGCAAGAAACAAAGGCGATATAAAAAAGGCTTTGAAATACTATAAACTGGCACATCAAGAAAATCCGAATGACGCTCTGGTCTATCATAATGTCTGTACAGTAGCTGATCAGTATTATAAAGACCCTAAAATTAAATTAACGTATTATGAAAAATTTGATGAGCGGTTTGGTAATAAAAACAACTACATGTCAAAGATGGTAAACAAACGGATTTCAGAATTAAAGGAGAAAATCCATTATGATGTAAAATAA
- the hemW gene encoding radical SAM family heme chaperone HemW, with the protein MSGIYIHIPFCKQACHYCDFHFSTSMGKKEAMVAALRKELVMRKAEFKDEVVETIYFGGGTPSVLETIEIQSIIDSVYDHYKITDNPEITLEANPDDVSKEKIKTLSESPINRLSIGIQSFFEEDLKLMNRAHNAQEAEICIQEAAAYFNNISIDLIYGVPDMTNERWRENIEKALSFGIPHISSYALTVEPHTALASFIKKGIVKNVDDEVAQAHFHILSETLEAAGFESYEISNFGKPGFFSRNNTAYWLQKKYIGIGPSAHSYDGIRRGWNINNNPKYLKAIESGELPMETEILSVTDSYNEYVMTGLRTIWGVSLSRIESDFGKKYREYALMQAENHVKDELLRIEGETLLTTKKGRFLADGLASDLFMVNLA; encoded by the coding sequence ATGAGCGGCATCTACATTCACATTCCTTTTTGTAAACAAGCTTGTCATTATTGCGACTTTCATTTCTCGACATCCATGGGGAAGAAAGAAGCGATGGTTGCGGCTTTGCGGAAAGAATTAGTGATGCGAAAAGCGGAATTCAAGGATGAGGTGGTAGAGACCATTTACTTTGGAGGTGGCACGCCTAGTGTGCTGGAAACCATAGAAATTCAGTCGATTATTGATTCTGTATATGACCATTATAAGATTACGGATAATCCTGAAATTACCTTGGAAGCCAATCCGGATGATGTATCCAAGGAAAAAATAAAAACGCTTTCTGAGAGTCCCATCAATCGGTTGAGCATAGGTATTCAATCTTTTTTTGAGGAGGATTTAAAATTGATGAACCGCGCCCACAATGCCCAAGAGGCAGAGATCTGTATTCAGGAGGCCGCAGCGTATTTTAATAATATTTCTATCGATTTAATTTACGGTGTGCCAGATATGACCAATGAACGGTGGAGGGAAAACATTGAGAAGGCATTGTCCTTTGGGATTCCTCATATTTCTAGTTATGCGCTTACCGTAGAGCCGCACACGGCCCTCGCTAGTTTTATTAAAAAAGGTATCGTAAAAAATGTAGATGATGAGGTGGCGCAAGCACATTTTCATATTTTGTCCGAAACTTTGGAGGCTGCAGGTTTTGAAAGTTACGAGATATCCAATTTTGGAAAACCGGGCTTTTTTTCGCGGAATAATACGGCCTATTGGCTACAGAAAAAATACATTGGCATTGGGCCTTCCGCACATTCGTATGATGGCATTCGCAGAGGTTGGAACATCAACAATAACCCTAAATATCTAAAGGCGATCGAAAGTGGAGAACTTCCTATGGAAACCGAAATTCTTTCCGTTACCGATTCTTATAATGAGTATGTGATGACCGGTCTACGGACCATTTGGGGCGTGTCGCTTTCGAGAATAGAATCGGATTTCGGTAAGAAATACAGGGAATATGCTCTAATGCAGGCTGAAAATCATGTAAAAGACGAGTTGCTCCGCATTGAAGGCGAGACCCTATTGACCACCAAAAAAGGACGTTTTTTAGCCGACGGACTCGCATCCGACCTTTTTATGGTAAATTTGGCGTAG
- a CDS encoding DUF456 domain-containing protein: MDIALLIFGFILMLVGVLGSFLPVLPGPPISWVGLLLLHLTEAIPQDWVFLGITATLALLVFGLDYVIPAIGTKKFGGTKYGVIGTTLGLLVALFFPVLGPFGIIVWPFVGALVGELLNKADGKTATKAAFGSFLGFLTGTFMKFLIAIIFLGLFISTAWDYRFELFPFLN, translated from the coding sequence ATGGACATAGCCTTACTGATTTTTGGTTTCATTTTAATGCTCGTTGGGGTTTTGGGAAGCTTTTTGCCTGTACTCCCTGGTCCGCCTATTAGCTGGGTGGGTTTGCTTTTATTACACCTCACGGAAGCCATACCCCAAGACTGGGTGTTTTTAGGTATAACCGCGACTTTGGCCCTACTGGTTTTTGGATTGGATTATGTGATACCGGCTATAGGAACCAAAAAATTTGGGGGAACAAAATATGGGGTTATCGGCACCACATTAGGACTTTTAGTGGCACTATTCTTTCCTGTTTTAGGCCCTTTTGGCATCATAGTTTGGCCTTTTGTGGGAGCGTTAGTAGGTGAGCTATTGAATAAAGCCGATGGAAAAACCGCCACAAAAGCAGCATTTGGTTCCTTTTTAGGCTTTCTGACCGGTACTTTTATGAAGTTTTTGATTGCTATAATCTTTCTTGGCCTGTTCATTTCCACGGCATGGGATTATCGTTTTGAACTGTTTCCCTTTCTGAATTAA